The following are from one region of the Mauremys reevesii isolate NIE-2019 linkage group 2, ASM1616193v1, whole genome shotgun sequence genome:
- the LOC120397968 gene encoding uncharacterized protein LOC120397968, which translates to MEKVNDNKSIHPIYSRISNVTVFGHHSFFLAPLGQGRSNRLQLAKEKLKCLGGGDTLNEAVCLASGDSSLSPLEFLQINMSVKGESDPWKIKRYRRLQKRIHKRRSQLETSGEQNTTTGALKETAELESRHKYRIQEIRIAPKKDPALLEPNETMASANNYQMAEDERGSKKDPKESTDGNIWIAGAHQQGLQAVLFATLSVY; encoded by the exons ATGGAAAAGGTCAATGATAACAAATCTATCCACCCTATTTACTCTAGGATATCCAATGTCACAGTATTTGGGCACCATTCTTTTTTTCTGGCACCACTGGGCCAAGGAAGGAGCAACAGGCTACAGCTGGCAAAAGAGAAACTTAAGTGTCTGGGTGGAGGGGACACTCTGAATGAAGCAGTTTGCTTAGCAAG TGGAGACTCTTCATTGAGTCCACTAGAATTCCTCCAGATTAACATGagtgtgaaaggagaatcagacccatggAAGATTAAGAGATACAGAAGGCTGCAGAAAAGGATCCACAAAAGGAGATCACAGCTGGAAACATCTGGAGAGCAGAACACTACCACAGGAGCCCTGAAAGagacagcagagctggagagcaggCACAAGTATAGGATCCAAGAGATTAGGATCGCTCCCAAGAAGGATCCAGCACTGCTGGAACCCAATGAGACAATGGCTTCTGC AAACAACTACCAGATGGCAGAGGATGAAAGAGGATCCAAAAAGGATCCAAAAGAGAGCACAGATGGGAATATCTGGATAGCAGGCGCACACCAGCAAGGACTCCAGGCAGTTTTGTTTGCAACACTTTCCGTTTATTAG